In Cryptomeria japonica chromosome 10, Sugi_1.0, whole genome shotgun sequence, a genomic segment contains:
- the LOC131079208 gene encoding (+)-borneol dehydrogenase 1 — translation MACSGMKRFEGKVVIVTGGSNGIGAATARKFVAEGAYVYIADIDEEGGVKVCQELDGNASFVKCDVAIETHVKGVVDRAVEEKGHLDIMVNNAGMLHAHGNSITEVSVETWERVMAVNVTGAMLGMKHAARVMIPRNSGSILFTCSVLGLMKTENASHGYIASKNALLGLMKSGAVELAKLGIRVNAVSCLGILTKMLQEWLDEVSNGMCPKEVFEDELQRNATNGRKLTVDDVANAFLFLASDEASYINGHNLMVDGGYSVHGRDMVNFKDPPRH, via the exons ATGGCTTGTTCAGG GATGAAGAGATTCGAAGGCAAAGTGGTAATTGTGACAGGTGGATCAAATGGCATAGGTGCAGCCACGGCTAGGAAATTCGTAGCAGAAGGTGCTTATGTGTACATTGCTGACATTGATGAAGAGGGAGGGGTTAAAGTTTGCCAAGAGCTCGATGGGAATGCTTCATTTGTGAAGTGTGATGTGGCAATAGAGACCCATGTGAAAGGGGTTGTAGATCGAGCAGTGGAGGAGAAGGGGCATCTAGATATCATGGTGAACAATGCGGGTATGTTGCATGCTCATGGTAATTCCATCACAGAGGTCTCAGTTGAGACTTGGGAAAGAGTGATGGCTGTGAATGTTACGGGGGCTATGTTAGGAATGAAGCACGCTGCGAGGGTCATGATTCCACGTAACTCTGGTTCCATACTCTTTACCTGCAGTGTTTTGGGACTGATGAAGACTGAGAATGCCTCTCATGGTTACATAGCTTCCAAGAATGCTCTATTGGGTTTGATGAAGAGCGGTGCAGTGGAGTTGGCAAAGTTAGGAATACGTGTGAATGCTGTCTCATGCTTAGGGATTCTGACAAAGATGCTTCAGGAGTGGCTTGATGAGGTCTCTAATGGGATGTGTCCTAAGGAGGTCTTTGAGGATGAGTTACAGAGGAATGCTACTAATGGAAGGAAGCTTACTGTTGATGATGTGGCTAATGCTTTCTTGTTTCTAGCATCTGATGAGGCTTCCTACATCAATGGGCACAACCTTATGGTTGATGGGGGTTATTCTGTCCATGGTCGAGATATGGTGAACTTCAAAGATCCACCTCGTCATTAG